One Ferrimicrobium sp. genomic window carries:
- a CDS encoding UDP-N-acetylglucosamine--N-acetylmuramyl-(pentapeptide) pyrophosphoryl-undecaprenol N-acetylglucosamine transferase, with protein MSRVVWVVAGGTAGHIHAGLSMIEAFDDDVQPILITTDRKVDYEVTAGLDIAIVRVSGTGLPRGLRQTVAALMTNAKAISANLSLLRSLPRPEIVISFGGFHTPLVSLLARTRGARSYLLEQNAALTRSNRLVGLWSAGIFLAWPVPLPKAWLRRAAVVGNPPRREVADLNDREDVRASLGFGVDDLVVVVTSGSLGARSVNIAAVAAAEELVDLSRVKVVHSMGAKNGLSQAESRVRNPRYHALGWDPGLYRYLMAADLVVARAGASTLTEVALFGCASILVPLPNSPNDHQRLNAAVFARAGASIIIEDDELTGSKLAKAIRGLVEDEPRRLRMATAAKTLAHPEAARLMWEEMVRQ; from the coding sequence GTGAGTCGAGTGGTTTGGGTGGTGGCTGGTGGAACCGCTGGCCATATCCATGCCGGCCTCTCCATGATCGAGGCCTTCGATGACGACGTGCAACCGATCCTTATCACCACGGATCGCAAAGTCGACTATGAGGTGACGGCTGGTCTTGACATCGCTATCGTGCGGGTCAGCGGGACTGGGTTGCCCCGAGGGCTTCGCCAAACCGTTGCGGCGCTGATGACGAATGCCAAGGCCATCTCGGCAAACCTCTCACTGCTTCGTTCCTTGCCTCGACCGGAGATAGTGATCAGTTTTGGTGGTTTCCATACGCCACTGGTCTCGCTCCTCGCGCGCACGCGCGGCGCCCGATCCTATCTACTCGAACAGAATGCTGCACTGACGAGGTCGAACCGTCTCGTTGGCCTCTGGTCAGCCGGCATCTTTCTGGCCTGGCCGGTACCGTTGCCAAAAGCGTGGCTGCGGCGAGCTGCGGTGGTGGGTAACCCTCCTCGTCGTGAGGTTGCCGACCTCAACGATAGAGAGGATGTGCGCGCCTCCTTGGGCTTTGGGGTCGACGATCTGGTGGTGGTGGTCACCTCTGGATCTCTGGGAGCGCGAAGCGTCAATATCGCGGCGGTGGCGGCCGCGGAAGAACTCGTAGACCTGAGCCGTGTTAAGGTGGTGCATAGCATGGGTGCGAAGAATGGACTGAGTCAAGCTGAATCGCGCGTTCGCAACCCCCGCTACCACGCGCTTGGATGGGACCCTGGGTTGTATCGCTATCTGATGGCAGCTGACCTTGTCGTCGCTCGAGCGGGGGCGAGTACGCTGACCGAGGTCGCTCTGTTCGGGTGCGCTTCGATCTTGGTGCCATTACCGAACTCGCCCAATGATCATCAACGGCTCAATGCCGCTGTCTTCGCCCGTGCAGGTGCCTCCATAATCATCGAGGATGATGAGTTAACGGGATCGAAGTTGGCCAAGGCGATTCGGGGGCTTGTCGAGGATGAACCACGGCGACTTCGTATGGCTACGGCCGCTAAGACGCTCGCTCATCCGGAGGCTGCACGGCTGATGTGGGAGGAGATGGTGAGGCAATGA
- a CDS encoding alanine racemase, with protein sequence MVRDEIRRHGGSDMVRIVAVTKTHPVDAVASALSAGLTDVGENYAEELAAKAVEAERLGLRPRWHYLGAIQRRRLKLICQYASVIETISRPSELEGLAKLDYRGDVLIQVAPPGHPEGRNGAQVDEVASLLALGRDLEVRVIGLMGMALPGTEEQTRQYFESVRRLGEDLGIREYSMGMSADYQVAVAQGATMVRLGSVLFGARGQ encoded by the coding sequence GTGGTGAGAGACGAGATACGGCGCCACGGCGGTTCGGATATGGTTCGCATCGTTGCGGTGACCAAGACCCATCCGGTCGATGCGGTAGCGAGTGCGCTTAGTGCTGGCCTGACCGATGTGGGCGAAAATTACGCCGAGGAGTTGGCGGCGAAGGCGGTTGAAGCTGAGCGCCTTGGCCTTCGCCCCCGCTGGCATTATCTGGGCGCTATTCAGCGCAGGCGCCTCAAGCTCATTTGCCAATACGCATCGGTGATCGAGACGATTTCGCGACCCTCCGAGCTTGAGGGGTTGGCCAAACTCGATTATCGCGGTGACGTACTCATCCAGGTCGCGCCTCCAGGGCACCCCGAAGGGCGCAATGGTGCCCAGGTTGACGAGGTCGCATCGTTGCTGGCGCTCGGTCGCGATCTAGAGGTTCGTGTGATCGGTTTGATGGGCATGGCACTCCCCGGCACTGAGGAACAGACTCGCCAATACTTCGAGAGCGTCCGTCGTCTCGGGGAAGATTTGGGAATTCGGGAATATTCTATGGGAATGTCAGCCGATTACCAGGTGGCGGTCGCTCAGGGTGCTACTATGGTGCGGTTAGGTAGTGTTTTATTCGGGGCACGTGGTCAATAA
- a CDS encoding polyphenol oxidase family protein — translation MAFTDRTDVAAETAAMIGGGGPLAQLQQVHSARVVAIDDTLGEPGAVEADGIYVPAGHHGVAAIRTADCLPLVVANRKGDAVALHVGWRGLTAGVVEAGLAHLGGDGLVAVIGPHIRSCCYEFLGPERYVVAHRFGEASFVGDNLSLEAALSGLLMHQRVREVLSVGHCTFCNDAYHSYRRDGTLERQLTLVSAGDR, via the coding sequence GTGGCGTTCACCGATCGCACGGATGTCGCCGCTGAGACCGCCGCGATGATCGGTGGTGGTGGGCCATTGGCCCAACTACAGCAGGTTCACAGTGCAAGAGTGGTGGCTATCGACGACACCCTTGGCGAACCTGGGGCCGTTGAGGCGGATGGAATCTATGTTCCTGCCGGACACCATGGTGTAGCCGCTATCCGGACAGCAGACTGCCTCCCACTGGTGGTGGCCAACCGTAAGGGTGATGCCGTTGCACTCCATGTTGGGTGGAGGGGGTTGACCGCTGGCGTAGTCGAGGCGGGCCTGGCGCACCTTGGCGGTGATGGCCTCGTAGCGGTCATCGGTCCGCACATTCGATCCTGCTGTTACGAATTTCTAGGACCGGAGCGTTACGTCGTTGCGCACCGTTTTGGGGAGGCGAGTTTCGTAGGCGATAATCTCTCGCTCGAAGCAGCCCTGTCGGGTCTCCTTATGCATCAGCGTGTTCGAGAGGTCCTTTCGGTCGGTCACTGTACCTTCTGTAACGATGCGTACCACTCCTATCGTCGCGATGGTACCCTCGAGCGTCAGCTGACACTCGTGAGCGCTGGTGACCGCTGA
- the murD gene encoding UDP-N-acetylmuramoyl-L-alanine--D-glutamate ligase, protein MNLAGARVLIVGFGISGLGAAEALADRGAQLSLAEDKARLREAASHGEQRFERSGTIAELRSEAWDLVVVSPGISPERLGMEPLANRVIGELELGWLLADAPVCAITGTNGKTTVATLTQMMLGSEATLCGNAGVSFAAVARSGATRYVVEASSFQLTWAPTFAPASATWTNFTPDHLDWHGTLEAYRLAKAKLFAQLPRTGVAILNADDPVVAATLLPEGVARRTFSLEGAADYRVAKGNLVGPDGVVMTSLASLGRGGPISVANALAAWATADAAGADPERVRAVLEEFRGLEHRQELVGEWNGILWVNDSKATTPVAAAAGISSFAHVILIAGGRGKGLSFEPMAAVADRVGHCITIGECGPEIGELFRAHDVPTTMASSMREAVALAITKAHTGDVVLLAPGAASFDWYDSYVVRGLDFKAVVRELAPGTTPSTGVSA, encoded by the coding sequence ATGAACCTAGCTGGGGCTCGGGTACTGATCGTTGGCTTTGGGATCAGCGGGCTCGGCGCCGCAGAGGCTCTTGCGGATCGAGGAGCGCAGCTTTCGTTGGCTGAGGATAAGGCGAGACTCAGAGAAGCTGCATCACATGGGGAACAGAGGTTCGAACGCAGTGGGACGATCGCTGAGTTGCGCAGTGAGGCCTGGGACCTCGTGGTGGTGAGTCCTGGAATCTCACCGGAGCGGCTCGGAATGGAACCCCTTGCGAACCGGGTGATCGGCGAACTTGAACTCGGTTGGCTGCTTGCGGATGCACCGGTTTGTGCCATCACCGGTACCAACGGCAAGACGACGGTGGCGACCTTGACGCAGATGATGCTCGGGTCCGAGGCAACACTTTGCGGGAACGCTGGAGTCTCCTTCGCAGCGGTGGCACGCTCAGGTGCGACACGATACGTGGTCGAGGCGAGCTCGTTCCAGCTCACCTGGGCACCGACGTTCGCGCCAGCGTCCGCTACGTGGACGAACTTCACTCCTGATCATCTTGATTGGCACGGCACACTCGAGGCTTATCGGCTCGCCAAGGCGAAGCTCTTTGCACAGCTCCCTCGCACAGGAGTGGCGATTCTCAACGCTGATGACCCGGTGGTTGCGGCGACCCTGCTTCCCGAGGGCGTAGCACGCAGAACCTTCTCGCTGGAGGGAGCAGCGGATTATCGCGTCGCCAAGGGCAACCTGGTTGGTCCAGATGGGGTGGTGATGACCTCGCTCGCTTCACTCGGGCGAGGTGGCCCGATCAGTGTCGCCAATGCCTTGGCGGCATGGGCTACCGCCGATGCGGCGGGTGCTGATCCCGAGCGAGTGCGCGCGGTGTTAGAGGAGTTCCGGGGGCTCGAACACCGACAAGAACTCGTTGGTGAGTGGAACGGTATTCTCTGGGTCAATGACTCCAAGGCCACCACGCCGGTCGCGGCTGCGGCTGGCATCAGCTCCTTTGCTCACGTCATTCTCATCGCCGGAGGACGGGGCAAGGGCCTCTCCTTCGAGCCGATGGCCGCAGTGGCGGACCGGGTGGGTCACTGCATCACCATCGGCGAATGTGGGCCCGAGATCGGTGAGCTTTTTCGCGCCCACGATGTCCCCACAACCATGGCATCCTCGATGCGCGAGGCGGTTGCCTTGGCGATCACCAAGGCGCATACAGGAGATGTAGTGTTGCTGGCACCGGGTGCTGCCTCCTTCGATTGGTATGACAGCTACGTCGTACGCGGGCTCGACTTCAAGGCAGTGGTAAGAGAGTTGGCGCCTGGGACGACTCCGTCGACTGGGGTGTCGGCGTGA
- the ftsZ gene encoding cell division protein FtsZ — protein MNDAQNYIAVIKVVGVGGGGGNAVNRMIEAGLKGVEFIAINTDAQALLMSDADIRLDIGRQLTRGLGAGSNPDIGRSAAQEHKDEIQEALTGADMVFITAGEGGGTGTGGAPVVAEIARGIGALTIGVVTRPFGFEGKRRATQADEGIERLREHVDTLIVIPNDRLLTIANEKTSMIAAFRMADDILLSGVKGITDLITTPGVINTDFADVRAIMASAGTAIMGIGIASGENRATTAARNAITSPLFETSIDGAQGILLNVAGGTDLGIFELNEAANIIQNAASSDALIIVGSVIDESMEDEVKVTVIAAGFDVWGEDTPKLRVTPPPPSEELDFGVPVVPQEPVPTEVNTDPEDPDDGDVPFFLR, from the coding sequence ATGAATGACGCGCAGAATTACATCGCCGTGATCAAGGTCGTCGGTGTCGGTGGTGGCGGTGGCAATGCCGTGAATCGGATGATTGAGGCTGGCCTTAAGGGCGTTGAGTTCATCGCGATCAACACCGACGCGCAGGCATTGTTGATGAGCGACGCTGATATCCGACTCGATATTGGACGCCAGCTCACCCGTGGGCTCGGTGCAGGTTCGAACCCTGATATTGGGCGCTCTGCAGCTCAGGAGCATAAGGATGAGATCCAGGAGGCACTCACCGGTGCGGACATGGTCTTTATCACCGCTGGCGAGGGTGGTGGCACGGGGACTGGTGGTGCCCCGGTCGTCGCGGAGATCGCTAGAGGGATTGGTGCGCTCACGATCGGTGTGGTCACACGGCCCTTCGGCTTCGAGGGAAAGCGTCGAGCGACCCAGGCCGACGAGGGTATCGAGCGTCTGCGTGAGCATGTCGACACGCTGATTGTGATACCGAATGATCGGCTCTTGACGATCGCAAATGAGAAGACCTCAATGATCGCGGCGTTCCGAATGGCTGATGATATCTTGTTGTCAGGTGTGAAGGGGATTACCGATCTCATCACGACTCCGGGCGTCATTAACACCGACTTTGCCGATGTGCGGGCCATCATGGCCTCTGCGGGTACCGCTATCATGGGTATCGGTATCGCCAGTGGTGAAAACCGCGCGACGACGGCCGCTCGCAATGCGATCACCTCGCCGCTCTTTGAGACCTCGATCGATGGTGCACAAGGTATCCTGCTGAACGTCGCTGGCGGCACTGATCTCGGTATTTTCGAGTTGAATGAGGCCGCCAACATTATCCAAAATGCTGCCTCGAGCGACGCCCTCATTATCGTCGGTAGTGTGATCGATGAGTCCATGGAGGACGAGGTCAAAGTGACGGTCATCGCTGCTGGCTTCGACGTCTGGGGGGAGGATACGCCAAAGCTTCGGGTTACGCCTCCACCTCCCAGTGAAGAGCTTGATTTTGGCGTACCGGTGGTGCCCCAAGAGCCAGTGCCGACTGAAGTCAACACGGATCCGGAGGATCCAGACGACGGCGACGTACCCTTCTTTCTCCGCTGA
- a CDS encoding FtsW/RodA/SpoVE family cell cycle protein: MTTYLRSAVDKIRLRAAFYWLVLILLTVGAILEVAAAYVATIAAHASVTSLVAHELLWLVIGGLAFVIMAAVPLRVWLKLAPLILLGAAAMLLAVMLPGVGRSVGGADRWFQFGPIQVQPSEFAKLALVLFLARLVTSRRPTQLVGPVIVVTALMAGVIFLEPDMGTAMIVFSLGLGALYVGGVRGRALTVVTGGSVLIGIIGAFSSTYRRLRLLSFLHPWRYRASYSYQEVQALNSFASGHLLGTGLGTGLANWGYVPNAQTDFIFAVVGQDFGLLGSVVILLCIVALVIVMFQLSEHVTDPAERAVIFLIAVWLMVQTTLNIGAVIGLLPVTGVPLPLISAGGSSTVVTLAALGIVSGVLRRRKIA; this comes from the coding sequence ATGACGACGTACCTACGCAGTGCTGTCGACAAGATTCGACTTCGGGCAGCGTTTTACTGGCTTGTGCTCATCCTGTTGACAGTAGGGGCCATCCTCGAGGTGGCCGCAGCCTATGTCGCCACTATCGCTGCGCATGCCTCCGTGACCTCGTTAGTCGCCCATGAGCTCCTTTGGCTGGTGATCGGAGGATTGGCCTTTGTCATCATGGCGGCGGTGCCGTTGCGGGTCTGGTTGAAGTTGGCGCCACTCATCTTGTTGGGTGCGGCCGCGATGTTGTTAGCGGTGATGCTTCCTGGCGTAGGCCGTAGCGTGGGGGGTGCGGATCGATGGTTTCAGTTTGGTCCGATTCAGGTGCAGCCGTCAGAGTTTGCCAAGCTCGCCCTCGTACTCTTTCTGGCTCGTCTTGTCACCAGCCGTCGTCCTACCCAGCTGGTTGGGCCGGTCATCGTCGTCACGGCGCTGATGGCGGGGGTGATCTTTCTCGAGCCGGACATGGGCACCGCGATGATCGTCTTCTCTCTTGGTCTTGGAGCGCTCTATGTCGGCGGCGTACGGGGTCGCGCCTTGACGGTCGTGACGGGTGGCTCGGTCCTTATCGGGATCATTGGCGCCTTTTCGAGCACCTATCGTCGGTTGCGGCTGCTCTCCTTCTTGCACCCGTGGAGGTATCGAGCGAGTTACTCCTACCAAGAGGTCCAGGCCCTCAACTCGTTCGCGTCGGGCCATCTCCTTGGAACCGGATTAGGTACAGGCTTAGCGAACTGGGGGTATGTGCCCAATGCCCAAACTGACTTTATCTTTGCGGTAGTGGGCCAGGATTTTGGGCTCCTGGGTTCGGTGGTCATCCTGTTGTGCATTGTTGCCTTGGTGATCGTGATGTTCCAACTGTCTGAGCATGTCACAGATCCTGCTGAGCGCGCGGTCATCTTCTTGATCGCTGTCTGGTTGATGGTACAGACGACACTCAACATCGGGGCAGTGATCGGTTTGTTGCCGGTAACGGGCGTTCCTCTCCCACTGATCTCTGCTGGAGGCTCCTCGACGGTGGTGACGCTCGCGGCCTTGGGCATCGTCAGTGGAGTCCTGCGTCGAAGGAAGATCGCGTGA
- the murC gene encoding UDP-N-acetylmuramate--L-alanine ligase yields MSLLDGVQRVHIVGIGGAGMSALASLLLEAGYSVTGSDLKESAVMERLRLLGATVFLGHDGVHVQGAQLVAYSSAIASSNVELAMSVALGIPIASRAELLVALTEGREVIAISGTHGKTTTTSMIGLSLAQAGYSPSYVIGAELNEAGASGHYGSSPLMVVEADESDGTFLKLDPALSVITNVEPDHLEFYGDFDHLQEAFVRFARRSHLPPVLCVEDPFLAALAAQMECRSYGFSESAMYQIKNVSMSPMSTAFEVFEHKRRLGSVELSVLGLHNILNATAAIAAVAAMGVTLAEIAPSLSRYLGVSRRFQHRRILDSVRIIDDYAHLPSELVSTLAAARQLGARRVVAVFQPHRYSRTQAMAEELGEALAGADIVVVTDVYAAGEDPIPGVSGEAVYEAARRVLGDRAHYCSSRHELALVVRGLLEPDDVCLTLGAGDITMLDTELADVW; encoded by the coding sequence ATGAGTCTCCTTGATGGCGTACAACGGGTCCATATCGTGGGTATTGGTGGAGCTGGCATGAGTGCACTTGCCTCGTTGCTGCTCGAGGCCGGCTACTCCGTGACCGGTTCGGATCTCAAGGAGTCAGCGGTCATGGAACGGCTCCGCCTACTCGGCGCCACGGTGTTCCTTGGCCATGACGGCGTACATGTCCAGGGTGCGCAACTCGTCGCCTACTCAAGTGCCATCGCTAGTAGTAATGTCGAGCTCGCTATGAGCGTGGCACTTGGCATACCGATAGCTTCCCGAGCGGAGCTGCTCGTAGCGCTCACGGAAGGGCGAGAGGTGATTGCGATCTCTGGAACCCATGGCAAGACCACTACCACCTCCATGATTGGCCTCTCCCTAGCCCAAGCCGGGTACAGCCCGAGCTATGTGATCGGTGCTGAACTCAACGAGGCTGGGGCCTCAGGACACTATGGTTCTTCTCCGTTGATGGTGGTAGAGGCTGACGAGAGTGATGGCACCTTCTTAAAGCTCGATCCGGCTTTGAGTGTGATCACCAATGTTGAGCCCGATCACTTAGAGTTTTATGGCGACTTCGATCACCTGCAGGAGGCGTTCGTCCGTTTCGCTCGCCGATCGCATCTCCCTCCGGTGCTCTGTGTGGAGGATCCATTTTTGGCTGCCCTTGCTGCACAGATGGAGTGTCGCAGTTATGGATTTTCGGAGTCGGCGATGTACCAGATCAAGAACGTCTCGATGTCTCCGATGTCAACTGCCTTCGAGGTCTTCGAACATAAGCGACGGCTCGGCAGTGTCGAGCTCTCGGTCCTGGGGCTGCACAACATCTTGAATGCCACCGCGGCGATCGCGGCCGTCGCGGCCATGGGTGTCACACTGGCCGAGATCGCCCCTTCCCTCAGTCGGTACCTCGGTGTTTCGCGTCGTTTCCAACACCGTCGTATCCTCGACTCCGTGCGGATTATCGATGACTATGCGCATCTGCCGAGTGAGTTGGTCTCGACGCTCGCAGCGGCCCGACAGCTCGGAGCACGGCGGGTGGTGGCTGTCTTCCAACCGCACCGGTATTCACGGACGCAGGCCATGGCTGAGGAGCTCGGTGAGGCGTTGGCGGGAGCCGATATCGTCGTGGTCACCGATGTCTATGCCGCAGGGGAGGACCCAATCCCAGGTGTCAGTGGTGAGGCGGTCTATGAGGCGGCCCGCCGGGTACTTGGAGATCGAGCCCATTACTGCTCCTCTCGGCACGAGCTCGCCCTAGTCGTGCGTGGTCTGCTCGAACCGGATGACGTCTGTTTGACCCTGGGTGCTGGTGATATCACTATGCTCGATACCGAACTCGCGGACGTGTGGTAG
- the murB gene encoding UDP-N-acetylmuramate dehydrogenase has protein sequence MAEGLARMIDQLRAGGFFVLEQAPFGARTTYRVGGAAAAGVEVASVEELERLRDILSQGVAKIPLFVLGRGSNVLVADGGFPGLLITLGAGFSWLQQHDSQVELGGASPLPVMARRIAKLGLDGFTWAVGVPGSVGGAVRMNAGGHGHVLAETLQSALLVDLEADAPPTWQSAAALELEYRSSAVGASQVVIAARFAFEAGDPHELATQLSDIVAWRRAHQPGGQNAGSVFVNPERFPAALLIEESGLKGHRYRSAAVSAKHANFIQADPQGSADDVFHLMQVVREHVARRTGIELRSEVRLVGFS, from the coding sequence GTGGCCGAAGGGCTCGCACGGATGATCGATCAGCTGAGGGCTGGTGGATTTTTTGTTCTTGAACAAGCCCCTTTCGGGGCGAGAACGACCTATCGGGTCGGCGGCGCGGCCGCTGCTGGCGTGGAGGTCGCCTCAGTTGAAGAGCTTGAGCGTCTCCGTGATATCCTGTCGCAGGGTGTGGCGAAGATTCCTCTCTTTGTGCTCGGCCGTGGTTCGAATGTTCTCGTCGCTGACGGAGGCTTTCCTGGTTTGCTCATTACATTAGGGGCCGGGTTCTCCTGGTTGCAACAGCATGATAGCCAGGTCGAGCTCGGCGGCGCCTCCCCGCTTCCTGTCATGGCGCGCAGGATCGCCAAGCTTGGGCTCGATGGATTCACCTGGGCGGTTGGTGTGCCAGGTAGCGTCGGTGGTGCGGTGCGAATGAATGCTGGTGGACATGGCCATGTTCTTGCGGAAACGTTGCAGTCGGCGCTCCTTGTCGATCTTGAGGCCGATGCGCCCCCCACGTGGCAGTCCGCCGCAGCCCTGGAGCTGGAGTATCGTTCCTCGGCAGTGGGTGCGAGCCAGGTCGTCATCGCCGCACGGTTTGCCTTCGAAGCCGGTGACCCCCACGAACTTGCCACCCAGTTGAGTGACATCGTCGCCTGGCGTCGTGCCCATCAACCAGGAGGGCAGAACGCTGGCTCGGTCTTTGTGAACCCAGAACGCTTCCCGGCGGCGCTTCTGATTGAGGAGAGTGGTCTAAAGGGTCATCGATATCGGAGTGCGGCGGTGTCGGCTAAACACGCAAACTTTATTCAAGCTGATCCGCAAGGATCGGCTGATGATGTCTTCCATCTGATGCAAGTGGTTCGTGAGCACGTGGCACGCAGAACTGGGATTGAGTTGCGCTCAGAGGTCAGACTCGTCGGTTTCTCATAG